The Immundisolibacter sp. region GTTGGGCAGACACGGGTTAGTCAGCTTTCATCCGCCAACAGCTTGGCAAGCTTTTCGGGCGTCAGGCCGGCGCGGTCGGCGGCCTCGGCGGTTTCATCCATGGTTTTGATCAACCGGTCGGCATAAAACCGGCGCATCGCCTCGTAATCCTCGGCGCTGACCATCACGCCGACCACGCGGTTGTGCCGCGTCACCTGCACGGGTGCGCGCTGCACCCGGTCGAGCAGTTCACCAAAACGGGTTTTGGCTTGGTTGGCGGTAATAGTCTGCATGGTTCACCTGGTCGTCGACAGGGCAATGAGGCGAATCTACCCAAACCGAGCGAAAAGATCGATTCGTTCGATTAAGGCTCTATGTAGGGCAGCGGTTGGGAGCGTTTTGATCAGTAACGTGCTGGGGTACAAGGAAGCGGCCTCGAGTGTCCCTGACCTGCCTCGGGGCAAGGATTTGGTAATTGCTGGGGGCGTCTGCGTTCACGGCGGGGTACCGCTTACAGTTGCCCCCGTTCCGCCAGCGAGACGCTGACCCCGTCGCCGATGACAATGTGGTCCAGCACCCGCACGTCGACCAGTTCCAGCGCCGTTTTCAGGCGCCGGGTCAGGCTCAGGTCGGCATCGCTCGGTTCGGCCACGCCCGACGGGTGGTTGTGGGCCATGATCAGCGCTGCCGCGTTGTGGCGCAGGGCGGCACGCACCACCTCGCGCGGGTAGACGCTGGCGCCGTTGACGGTGCCGCGAAACAGCTCCTCGAAGGCCAGCACGCGGTGCCGGTTGTCCAGGAACAGACAGCCGAACACTTCTTGTGGGTAGTCGCGCAGTTGGGCTGCCAGATAGTCGCGCGCCGCCTGGGGCGAGGCCAGTGCCTCGCCACGGCGCAGCACCTCCTGTGCATAGCGCCGGCCAAGTTCGGCCACCGCCAGCAGCTGTGCGTATTTGGCGGCGCCAAGGCCGCGCCGGCCCAGCAGCGCGTGCCGTTCACCCGTGAGGAGCCCGCGCAGGCCGCCGTGTTCGATGAGCAGGTTACGCGCCAGATCGACCGCCGACTCGCCGCGTACGCCGGTACGCAGGCAGATAGCGAGCAGTTCGGCGTCGCTGAGCGCGGCTGTGCCGTGCGCCAGCAATCGTTCGC contains the following coding sequences:
- a CDS encoding type II toxin-antitoxin system Phd/YefM family antitoxin is translated as MQTITANQAKTRFGELLDRVQRAPVQVTRHNRVVGVMVSAEDYEAMRRFYADRLIKTMDETAEAADRAGLTPEKLAKLLADES
- the radC gene encoding DNA repair protein RadC, which encodes MAIVDWHPDERPRERLLAHGTAALSDAELLAICLRTGVRGESAVDLARNLLIEHGGLRGLLTGERHALLGRRGLGAAKYAQLLAVAELGRRYAQEVLRRGEALASPQAARDYLAAQLRDYPQEVFGCLFLDNRHRVLAFEELFRGTVNGASVYPREVVRAALRHNAAALIMAHNHPSGVAEPSDADLSLTRRLKTALELVDVRVLDHIVIGDGVSVSLAERGQL